The Streptomyces sp. NBC_00335 DNA window ACGGGGGTCTTACCCTCTACGCCGGACCTTTCGCATGTCCTTCGACTACATCAACGGTTTCTGACTCGCCGACCGGCCGGCAGACCGATCAAAAGAATTCCCACAACCCCGCATGCGCAACCCCTGCCGGGTATCACACGCATACGGTTTGGCCTCATCCGGTTTCGCTCGCCACTACTCCCGGAATCACGGTTGTTTTCTCTTCCTGCGGGTACTGAGATGTTTCACTTCCCCGCGTTCCCTCCACACTGCCTATGTGTTCAGCAGTGGGTGACAGCCCATGACGACTGCCGGGTTTCCCCATTCGGACACCCCCGGATCAAAGCTCAGTTGGCAGCTCCCCGGGGCCTATCGCGGCCTCTCACGTCCTTCATCGGTTCCTGGTGCCAAGGCATCCACCGTGCGCCCTTAAAAACTTGGCCTACAGATGCTCGCGTCCACTGTGTAGTTCTCAAGCAACGACCAGTCACCCATCACCCTCACCCATAAGGCGAAGTTCACTGGGGCCGGCATCGCGAAGATAAGACCTTTCGGCCGTACCCTCAGATACCCAACAACGTGCCAAGCACGATCCCCCGTCAGTGAGTCACTTTCCACGCCGAAGCAGTACTTGTGACCCATCCAGGAAACCGTGCCAACTAATCAACGTTCCACCCTGAGCTGACCGTGCAGAACGTTTGTCTGCAATCGGTACTGTGCTCCTTAGAAAGGAGGTGATCCAGCCGCACCTTCCGGTACGGCTACCTTGTTACGACTTCGTCCCAATCGCCAGTCCCACCTTCGACAGCTCCCTCCCTTACGGGTTGGGCCACCGGCTTCGGGTGTTACCGACTTTCGTGACGTGACGGGCGGTGTGTACAAGGCCCGGGAACGTATTCACCGCAGCAATGCTGATCTGCGATTACTAGCAACTCCGACTTCATGGGGTCGAGTTGCAGACCCCAATCCGAACTGAGACCGGCTTTTTGAGATTCGCTCCACCTCACGGTATCGCAGCTCATTGTACCGGCCATTGTAGCACGTGTGCAGCCCAAGACATAAGGGGCATGATGACTTGACGTCGTCCCCACCTTCCTCCGAGTTGACCCCGGCGGTCTCCTGTGAGTCCCCATCACCCCGAAGGGCATGCTGGCAACACAGGACAAGGGTTGCGCTCGTTGCGGGACTTAACCCAACATCTCACGACACGAGCTGACGACAGCCATGCACCACCTGTATACCGACCACAAGGGGGGCACTATCTCTAATGCTTTCCGGTATATGTCAAGCCTTGGTAAGGTTCTTCGCGTTGCGTCGAATTAAGCCACATGCTCCGCTGCTTGTGCGGGCCCCCGTCAATTCCTTTGAGTTTTAGCCTTGCGGCCGTACTCCCCAGGCGGGGAACTTAATGCGTTAGCTGCGGCACCGACGACGTGGAATGTCGCCAACACCTAGTTCCCAACGTTTACGGCGTGGACTACCAGGGTATCTAATCCTGTTCGCTCCCCACGCTTTCGCTCCTCAGCGTCAGTAATGGCCCAGAGATCCGCCTTCGCCACCGGTGTTCCTCCTGATATCTGCGCATTTCACCGCTACACCAGGAATTCCGATCTCCCCTACCACACTCTAGCTAGCCCGTATCGAATGCAGACCCGAGGTTAAGCCTCGGGCTTTCACATCCGACGTGACAAGCCGCCTACGAGCTCTTTACGCCCAATAATTCCGGACAACGCTTGCGCCCTACGTATTACCGCGGCTGCTGGCACGTAGTTAGCCGGCGCTTCTTCTGCAGGTACCGTCACTTTCGCTTCTTCCCTGCTGAAAGAGGTTTACAACCCGAAGGCCGTCATCCCTCACGCGGCGTCGCTGCATCAGGCTTTCGCCCATTGTGCAATATTCCCCACTGCTGCCTCCCGTAGGAGTCTGGGCCGTGTCTCAGTCCCAGTGTGGCCGGTCGCCCTCTCAGGCCGGCTACCCGTCGTCGCCTTGGTGGGCCATTACCCCACCAACAAGCTGATAGGCCGCGGGCTCATCCTTCACCGCCGGAGCTTTTAACCCCCGCCCATGCAGGCAGGAGTGTTATCCGGTATTAGACCCCGTTTCCAGGGCTTGTCCCAGAGTGAAGGGCAGATTGCCCACGTGTTACTCACCCGTTCGCCACTAATCCACCCCGAAGGGCTTCATCGTTCGACTTGCATGTGTTAAGCACGCCGCCAGCGTTCGTCCTGAGCCAGGATCAAACTCTCCATGAATGTTTACCGGTAATCCGGTGCACACGCACTTAGAGCGGGACAGTCATGTCGGAATAAGACCGACCGTCCACTGCGTCCTCGCTGTGTAATTGCCTGCAAGCGTCAGGGCCGAAGCCGCGACCTCACAGGTCTTTTTCAAAGGAACCTCATCCACCGAAATGGACGGGGTATCAACTTTTTGGCGTTGATTTTTGGCACGCTGTTGAGTTCTCAAGGAACGGACGCTTCCTTTGTACTCACCCTCTCGGGCTTTCCTCCGGGCGCTTCCTTCGTTCTTGTGTCTCCGACTCTATCAGACTCTTTCGTGTCCGATTCCCAGTCAGCGGGATTCGCTTTCCAGTTCTTCGCTTTCGCGTTTCCCTTTCCGGCGATTCCAACTCTACCAGATCATTTCCGTGTCGTTTCAGACTTGGATTTGAATTGGACGGCCGTTGGAGAGCCATTCCCTTTCGGGCGAGCCAGACTTTATCAGGTTTCCCTGCTCTGGAATCCCACCCGCCCGCACCGACATGGCCGGGCACACGTGTGTGCCGGGGAGCCGTGCGAGGTGGAGACGTAAACGTACTGGAGCGGGGCCCCCGGATGCAAATCCGGTTGCCCCGCTCCGGTGTGGTCGCTACGGCGAGGGTCAGACCTCGACGACGACCGGGAGGATCATCGGGCGGCGGCGGTAGCCGTCCGAGACCCACTTGCCCATCGTGCGGCGGATGAGCTGCTGGATCTGGTGCGGCTCGGCCACGCCGTCCGCGGCGGCGCGGGCGATGGCTTCCTCGATCTTCGGCAGGACCGAGGAGAACGCCGAGTCCTCGATGCCGGAGCCGCGGGCCTGGATGTTCGGGCCGCTGACGATCTTGCCCGTGGTGCTGTCCACCACGACGTAGACCGAGATGATGCCCTCGTCACCGAGGATCTTGCGGTCCTTGAGGTGGGCTTCGGTGACGTCGCCGACCGAGAGGCCGTCCACGTAGACGTAGCCGGCCTGGACCTTGCCCGAGATGCGGGCCTTGCCGTCGATGAGGTCGACGACGACGCCGTCCTCAGCGATGACGATGCGGTCCTTCGGTACGCCCGTCAGGGCGCCGAGCTCCGCGTTGGCGCGCAGGTGGCGCCATTCGCCGTGGACCGGCATCAGGTTCCGCGGCTTGCAGATGTTGTAGAAGTACAGCAGCTCGCCCGCGGAGGCGTGGCCGGAGACGTGCACCTTGGCGTTGCCCTTGTGCACGACGTTGGCGCCCCAGCGGGTCAGGCCGTTGATCACGCGGTAGACCGCGTTCTCGTTGCCCGGGATGAGCGACGAGGCCAGGATGACCGTGTCGCCCGGGACGATCCGGATCTGGTGGTCGCGGTTCGCCATGCGGGACAGGGCCGCCATCGGCTCGCCCTGCGAACCGGTGCAGACCAGGACGACCTCGTGGGGCGGCAGGTCGTCGAGGGTCTTGACGTCCACGACCAGGCCGGCCGGAACCTTCAGGTAGCCCAGGTCACGGGCGATGCCCATGTTGCGGACCATCGAGCGGCCGACGAAGGCGACCCTGCGGCCGTACTCGTGGGCGGCGTCGAGGATCTGCTGGATGCGGTGCACGTGGCTCGCGAAGCTCGCCACGATGATCCGGTTGTTGGCGTTGGCGAACACCGTGCGCAGGACGCCGGAGATCTCGCGCTCGGGCGGGACGAAGCCCGGGACCTCGGCGTTCGTCGAGTCCGAGAGGAGAAGGTCGATGCCCTCTTCGCTCAGGCGCGCGAAGGCGTGCAGGTCGGTGAGGCGGTTGTCCAGCGGGAGCTGGTCCATCTTGAAGTCACCGGTGCACACGACCATGCCGGCGCCGGTGCGGATGGCCACGGCCAGGGCGTCCGGGATGGAGTGGTTGACCGCGATGAACTCGCAGTCGAAGGGGCCGAGGTTCTCGCGCTCGCCTTCCTTCACCTCGAGGGTGTAGGGGCGGATGCGGTGCTCCTGGAGCTTGGCCTCGATGAGCGCCAGCGTCAGCTTGGAGCCGATCAGCGGGATGTCCGGCTTCTCCCGGAGGAGGTAGGGGACGGCGCCGATGTGGTCTTCGTGGCCGTGCGTGAGGACGATGCCCTCGATGTCGTCGAGCCGGTCCCTGATGGACGAGAAGTCCGGCAGGATCAGGTCGATGCCCGGCTGCTCCTCTTCGGGGAAGAGGACACCGCAGTCGACGATGAGCAGGCGGCCGTCGAACTCGAAGACGGTCATGTTGCGGCCGATCTCACCGAGCCCGCCCAGGGGGGTGACCCGAAGGCCGCCCTTGGGGAGCTTCGGCGGCGGACCGAGTTCAGGATGCGGATGGCTCAAAAGGTTCTCCTTCACCACGCGCGGCCACGTACCCGTCGAGGCACGTGGCGCGCATGTCATTCGTGCACTTGCTGTCGTCTTGTGTGGTTCTGCTTATTCAGTTGTGAAGTCTGATGTCAGAGCTGTACCCCGCCGGCGGCAAGATCGATCTTGAGCTGCGCCGTCTCTTCGGCGGTCAGCTCGACCAGCGGGAGTCGCAGCGGGCCCGCGGGCAGGCCCTGCAGGTTCAGCGCGCCCTTGGTGGTGATCACACCCTGGGTGCGGAACATGCCGGTGAAGACGGGGAGCAGCTTCTGGTGGATCTCGGTGGCCTTCTGGACGTCGCCGCCCAGGTGGGCTTCGAGCATCTCGCGGAGCTCGGGGCTGACCACGTGACCCACCACGGAGACGAAGCCGACCGCGCCGACCGACAGGAGCGGCAGGTTCAGCATGTCGTCACCGGAGTACCAGGCCAGGCCGCTCTGTGCGATGGCCCAGCTTGCGCGTCCGAGGTCGCCCTTGGCGTCCTTGTTGGCAACGATACGGGGGTGCTCGGCCAGCCGGACGAGTGTTTCCGTATTGATCGGGACACCACTGCGGCCCGGGATGTCGTAGAGCATGACCGGCAGCTCTGTGGCATCGGCGATCGCCGTGAAGTGCCGGAAGAGGCCCTCCTGCGGCGGCTTGCTGTAGTACGGGGTGACCGCGAGCAGGCCGTGGGCACCGGTGCGCTCGGCCTGACGGGCGAGCTCGAGGGTGTGACGGGTGTCATTGGTGCCGATGCCGGCGACCACGTGGGCCCGGTCTCCGACCGCTTCGAGTACGGCTCGTACGAGGTCGTTTTTCTCCGCGTCAGTGGTGGTCGGCGACTCACCGGTGGTGCCGTTGATGATCAGGCCGTCGTTGCCTGCGTCCACCAGGTGGACGGCGAGCTGCTGCGCGCCATCGAGGTCAAGTGCGCCATCCGCCGTAAACGGCGTGATCATGGCGGTGAGGACCCGCCCGAAGGGGGTCTGCGGAGTCGAGATCGGAGCCATGGGTAACACGCTACTCGCTGCCATGCTCGCGGTGTCCCCTCGGGGGACGTGATGACGGTGTTGGAGCCCGGCACTGCCTGCTCGGGGGTTCAAGCAGTGCCGGGTCCGTTTGATCAGCCTAGATGAACTTTACGAAACGTGGCAATACGGACACTTCGGACTTGTTC harbors:
- a CDS encoding ribonuclease J; protein product: MSHPHPELGPPPKLPKGGLRVTPLGGLGEIGRNMTVFEFDGRLLIVDCGVLFPEEEQPGIDLILPDFSSIRDRLDDIEGIVLTHGHEDHIGAVPYLLREKPDIPLIGSKLTLALIEAKLQEHRIRPYTLEVKEGERENLGPFDCEFIAVNHSIPDALAVAIRTGAGMVVCTGDFKMDQLPLDNRLTDLHAFARLSEEGIDLLLSDSTNAEVPGFVPPEREISGVLRTVFANANNRIIVASFASHVHRIQQILDAAHEYGRRVAFVGRSMVRNMGIARDLGYLKVPAGLVVDVKTLDDLPPHEVVLVCTGSQGEPMAALSRMANRDHQIRIVPGDTVILASSLIPGNENAVYRVINGLTRWGANVVHKGNAKVHVSGHASAGELLYFYNICKPRNLMPVHGEWRHLRANAELGALTGVPKDRIVIAEDGVVVDLIDGKARISGKVQAGYVYVDGLSVGDVTEAHLKDRKILGDEGIISVYVVVDSTTGKIVSGPNIQARGSGIEDSAFSSVLPKIEEAIARAAADGVAEPHQIQQLIRRTMGKWVSDGYRRRPMILPVVVEV
- the dapA gene encoding 4-hydroxy-tetrahydrodipicolinate synthase, which translates into the protein MAPISTPQTPFGRVLTAMITPFTADGALDLDGAQQLAVHLVDAGNDGLIINGTTGESPTTTDAEKNDLVRAVLEAVGDRAHVVAGIGTNDTRHTLELARQAERTGAHGLLAVTPYYSKPPQEGLFRHFTAIADATELPVMLYDIPGRSGVPINTETLVRLAEHPRIVANKDAKGDLGRASWAIAQSGLAWYSGDDMLNLPLLSVGAVGFVSVVGHVVSPELREMLEAHLGGDVQKATEIHQKLLPVFTGMFRTQGVITTKGALNLQGLPAGPLRLPLVELTAEETAQLKIDLAAGGVQL